In Sphingobacteriaceae bacterium, one genomic interval encodes:
- a CDS encoding T9SS type A sorting domain-containing protein, with protein sequence MRKIYKLALLFTIIFQYVVQAQTSYLKVPAIETTTTDTRAANGTTNHVTFRGVYIMRASELTTIGTNTAINALGFFLNFGLSPAVTGTMQIYLENTSDLTYQKGINFTTAIAPMTSVYNNTVTIPVGTTTLTIPFPADFNYTGGGLYVAMDWVTTGPFSNNSAKYRADNTLPIGGAAISTTAVPASNTLVQGNVRPVFRVGYVNTYTNEAQVYGIYGNGRQPLVNGSPYSFSVAVRNNAGVAMTNVVPTLSVTGPTSFVATATIANINPGALAVVAFPGFTPTAQGMHTVEVILPSDENNTNNNGSIQHSVTCNYLNAGPPVPLSGNFTQGVGFNTGSGLLLNRTTIPNTSSLTALRIGIGNTPQNAGNAVYGVLCSSGGVILATTNTIVLAPSMFGTYKQFDFATPPTLIANSFYYVGLAQPANTVSGYFPLATMPSATNNMPSNIYATSGINGGFIGTITPTLGWFAIESVYDNGISLTVTPQTSTICSGNTLAITASGANSYSWSNGANTAAISLTPAVYSAYTCTGSAVVGTVGACVVVKSAEVFVNLTPTISCPNGAICPVGGSFTLNPSGAATYTISGGSAVVSPTTTSMYTITGESGAGCPSANTVVTTVSVSNNPLVSINGPSLICIGGTPLLTASGALTYSWSTGSTFSAVIVNPTIATTYTLTGYYGTCTVSATKQVSVSPNPTLSAQSSHTLLCIGETATLSAFGAGTYTWSTGGNGLTETVSPTSETTYTLTGAINGICQQSVAITQSVISCIGIQENISSADQINFYPNPNNGELNISFNSLSPKMSVEVLSITGQILLEEHHLNMQTKLNLKHLAKGVYFIRIKENNAIIRTSKMAIE encoded by the coding sequence ATGAGAAAAATTTACAAATTAGCATTGCTCTTTACAATTATTTTTCAATATGTAGTTCAAGCACAAACTTCGTATCTAAAAGTGCCGGCTATTGAAACAACAACAACTGATACTAGAGCAGCAAACGGAACAACCAATCATGTAACCTTTCGTGGTGTTTATATAATGAGAGCTTCTGAGTTAACCACTATTGGTACCAATACCGCAATTAATGCCTTAGGTTTTTTCTTAAATTTTGGTTTAAGTCCGGCCGTTACCGGTACTATGCAAATTTATTTAGAAAACACCAGTGATTTAACTTACCAAAAAGGGATAAATTTTACAACGGCAATTGCCCCAATGACATCAGTATATAACAATACAGTTACTATTCCGGTTGGTACAACAACTTTAACGATTCCCTTCCCGGCAGATTTTAATTATACAGGTGGTGGATTATATGTAGCTATGGATTGGGTTACTACGGGGCCATTTTCAAATAACTCAGCAAAATACAGGGCCGATAATACTTTGCCAATAGGAGGAGCTGCCATCAGCACAACTGCGGTTCCTGCTTCTAACACTTTAGTACAAGGTAATGTTAGACCGGTGTTCAGAGTGGGTTATGTGAACACGTATACCAACGAGGCTCAGGTCTATGGTATTTATGGGAACGGACGACAACCCTTAGTAAACGGATCTCCTTACTCTTTCAGTGTGGCTGTGAGAAATAATGCAGGTGTGGCCATGACCAATGTTGTACCTACCTTATCAGTAACTGGACCAACCTCTTTTGTTGCTACAGCAACCATTGCTAATATTAACCCGGGAGCTTTAGCTGTTGTTGCCTTCCCTGGTTTTACACCTACAGCTCAGGGAATGCATACGGTAGAAGTTATATTACCTTCAGACGAAAATAATACCAACAATAACGGTAGTATTCAGCACTCCGTTACCTGTAATTATTTAAACGCCGGGCCTCCGGTTCCATTATCCGGTAACTTTACACAAGGTGTAGGATTTAATACCGGCAGCGGTTTATTACTCAACAGAACAACTATTCCAAACACCAGCTCATTAACGGCTTTAAGAATAGGTATTGGAAATACCCCACAAAACGCCGGTAACGCTGTATATGGTGTGTTGTGTAGTAGCGGCGGGGTAATTTTAGCCACCACTAATACAATAGTTTTAGCTCCGTCCATGTTCGGAACCTATAAACAATTTGATTTTGCCACGCCTCCAACTTTAATTGCCAACAGTTTTTATTATGTAGGATTAGCGCAACCGGCCAATACAGTATCGGGATATTTCCCTTTGGCTACAATGCCTAGCGCTACTAATAATATGCCTTCGAATATATATGCAACTTCTGGAATCAACGGGGGATTTATAGGAACTATTACACCAACCTTGGGGTGGTTTGCTATTGAAAGTGTTTATGATAATGGAATTTCATTAACTGTAACCCCGCAAACGTCTACCATTTGTAGCGGAAATACATTGGCTATTACAGCTTCAGGTGCTAATAGCTATAGTTGGAGTAATGGAGCAAATACTGCTGCTATTTCTTTAACTCCGGCCGTTTATTCTGCTTATACATGCACAGGGAGTGCAGTAGTTGGAACTGTTGGTGCATGTGTAGTTGTTAAGTCAGCTGAAGTATTTGTGAATTTAACACCTACCATTAGTTGTCCTAATGGTGCAATTTGCCCTGTTGGTGGTTCATTTACATTAAATCCAAGCGGCGCCGCCACCTATACGATTTCTGGAGGATCAGCTGTTGTTAGTCCTACTACTACCAGTATGTATACTATAACCGGAGAATCTGGTGCGGGATGCCCATCTGCAAACACTGTAGTAACAACGGTATCTGTTTCAAATAACCCGCTTGTATCAATTAACGGCCCTTCTTTAATTTGTATTGGCGGAACGCCACTGTTAACTGCGTCCGGTGCGCTTACCTATTCTTGGAGTACCGGATCAACTTTCAGTGCGGTTATCGTTAATCCAACTATTGCCACAACTTATACCTTAACCGGATATTATGGAACTTGTACTGTTTCGGCAACTAAACAGGTGAGCGTAAGTCCTAATCCAACCTTGTCTGCTCAATCAAGTCATACTTTACTTTGTATTGGTGAAACAGCAACCTTAAGTGCATTTGGTGCAGGCACCTATACCTGGAGCACAGGCGGAAATGGCTTAACGGAAACTGTTTCTCCTACTTCTGAAACTACCTATACTTTAACAGGAGCTATCAATGGCATTTGTCAGCAAAGTGTTGCTATAACACAATCTGTTATTTCGTGTATTGGTATACAAGAAAACATTTCTTCGGCAGATCAAATTAATTTTTATCCTAACCCCAATAATGGCGAATTAAATATTTCGTTTAATTCTTTATCTCCAAAAATGAGTGTTGAAGTATTATCCATTACCGGGCAGATTTTATTAGAAGAACATCATTTGAACATGCAAACTAAATTAAATTTAAAACATTTAGCAAAGGGTGTGTATTTCATTCGAATTAAAGAGAATAACGCCATTATCCGAACATCAAAAATGGCAATTGAATAA
- a CDS encoding DUF420 domain-containing protein produces MIQLTNSSDLKAKKLIYGLTILICALVVALNQKLIPHPEEIPSWIYKLPMLNAILNGTCSVLLILSLIAIRKKNIALHKKINITAFILSTLFLLSYVTAHYFIPDTKFGDSDHDGIMSLTEKNEVSGIKPVYLIILLSHIFFAVLVLPLVLLSFYYGLTDQRLKHKKLTRFSYPIWLYVTVSGVIVYLMISPYYAYA; encoded by the coding sequence ATGATTCAACTCACCAATTCATCCGATTTAAAAGCTAAAAAATTAATTTATGGCTTAACTATTCTGATCTGTGCGCTTGTTGTTGCCCTTAACCAAAAATTAATTCCGCATCCCGAGGAAATTCCATCATGGATTTACAAATTACCCATGTTAAATGCTATATTGAACGGCACCTGTTCTGTTTTACTTATTTTATCTTTAATTGCTATACGCAAAAAAAATATTGCGCTTCATAAAAAAATAAATATAACCGCATTTATTTTAAGTACGCTGTTTTTACTCAGTTATGTAACCGCTCACTATTTTATACCCGACACAAAATTTGGAGATAGCGACCATGATGGAATAATGAGTTTAACAGAAAAAAATGAAGTTAGCGGTATTAAGCCGGTTTATCTGATTATTTTATTGAGTCACATTTTTTTTGCGGTATTAGTTTTACCTTTGGTTTTATTATCATTTTATTATGGTTTAACCGATCAGCGCTTAAAGCACAAAAAATTAACACGCTTCAGCTATCCCATTTGGCTATATGTTACGGTTTCGGGCGTTATAGTTTATTTGATGATTTCGCCTTATTACGCGTATGCTTAA
- a CDS encoding enoyl-CoA hydratase/isomerase family protein, whose protein sequence is MVATSEFILSEIKTGVLLITINRPDKLNALNKQTIEELHETLVEAENTNEIKAIIITGAGSKAFVAGADISEFAHFSVEQGKQLSSNGHFKIFNFIENYSKPIIAAVNGFALGGGLELAMACHMRVVSNNAKMGLPEVSLGVIPGYGGTQRLGQLVGKGKAFEMIVTADMINAQDAYQWGLANYVTTPEELISKCFEITNKILSKSPTAVRTAIKVINAGYNSSLNGFEVEIEEFGKSFGTSDFREGVDAFLEKRKADFKGN, encoded by the coding sequence ATGGTGGCAACAAGTGAATTCATTTTAAGCGAAATCAAAACTGGCGTTTTGCTAATTACGATTAATCGTCCCGATAAATTAAATGCGTTAAATAAACAAACCATTGAAGAATTGCATGAAACTTTAGTGGAAGCAGAAAATACAAATGAAATTAAGGCAATTATTATTACCGGAGCGGGTAGTAAAGCTTTTGTGGCCGGAGCTGATATTTCCGAATTTGCACATTTTTCAGTTGAACAGGGGAAACAGCTCAGTTCTAACGGGCATTTTAAAATTTTTAATTTTATCGAAAATTATTCCAAACCCATTATAGCCGCAGTGAACGGATTTGCATTGGGTGGGGGATTAGAGTTAGCCATGGCTTGTCATATGCGCGTGGTTAGTAATAATGCTAAAATGGGATTGCCTGAAGTTAGTTTGGGAGTAATTCCCGGTTACGGAGGAACGCAGCGTTTAGGACAATTGGTAGGTAAAGGAAAGGCCTTTGAAATGATTGTAACAGCCGATATGATTAACGCACAGGACGCTTACCAATGGGGTTTAGCTAATTATGTTACTACACCGGAAGAATTAATTTCTAAATGTTTCGAAATAACCAATAAAATTTTAAGCAAGAGCCCAACTGCCGTGCGCACTGCCATTAAGGTAATTAATGCCGGTTATAACAGCTCATTAAACGGATTTGAAGTTGAAATAGAAGAGTTTGGTAAATCTTTTGGCACGTCTGATTTTCGTGAGGGGGTAGATGCCTTTCTGGAAAAACGTAAAGCAGATTTTAAAGGGAACTAA
- a CDS encoding TIGR03862 family flavoprotein, protein MKKKVSIIGSGACALALALELNTELFEITIYEKSKSAGRKFLVAGQGGLNITHSESPTSFIEKYTPKIFLEKAFQQFSNIDFINWLDQLGIETFVGSSKRIFPVSNLKPIQVLNILLDKIKTKKIRFLFEHEWAGFNETKLLFKTPKEKVEISSDFTVFCLGGASWHVTGSDGSWKDFFKTKGVQVNNFEASNCTFLIHWPEILIPKLAGKSLKNISISCHNVNHLGEITFTAQGIEGSGVYPLSPQIRADLKANNGKAILNVDLKPSLSKAQLVEKINKINAKNNYTEQIKREINLPSFLIQLLKFYLTKEEFLNAETLAEKIKSFPLVVYRCGAITEAISTVGGIDLNEIDENFQIKKLPQHFAIGEMLDYDAPTGGYLLQSCFTMGVVLARKLNNIF, encoded by the coding sequence TTGAAAAAAAAAGTCTCGATAATTGGATCAGGCGCATGTGCCTTAGCACTGGCCCTTGAATTAAACACAGAACTTTTTGAAATTACTATTTATGAAAAAAGTAAATCGGCCGGTAGGAAATTTTTGGTTGCCGGTCAAGGAGGCCTAAATATTACGCATTCCGAATCCCCTACTTCATTTATTGAAAAATATACTCCGAAAATCTTTTTAGAAAAAGCATTTCAACAATTTTCAAATATTGATTTTATCAATTGGTTAGATCAACTTGGGATTGAAACTTTTGTAGGTAGTAGCAAAAGAATTTTTCCGGTTTCAAATTTAAAACCCATACAGGTTTTAAACATTTTATTAGATAAAATAAAAACGAAAAAAATTAGATTTCTATTTGAACATGAATGGGCAGGATTTAATGAGACTAAATTATTATTTAAAACGCCAAAGGAAAAGGTAGAAATCAGCAGTGACTTTACCGTATTTTGTTTAGGAGGTGCTAGTTGGCACGTTACCGGTAGTGACGGAAGCTGGAAAGATTTTTTTAAAACAAAAGGAGTTCAGGTAAATAATTTCGAGGCCAGTAATTGCACCTTTTTAATTCATTGGCCCGAAATATTAATTCCAAAATTAGCAGGTAAATCCTTAAAAAATATATCCATTTCCTGTCATAATGTAAATCATTTGGGCGAAATAACTTTTACCGCACAGGGTATTGAAGGCAGCGGAGTATATCCTTTAAGTCCTCAAATTAGAGCCGATTTAAAAGCGAATAATGGAAAGGCGATATTAAATGTGGATTTAAAACCATCGTTAAGCAAGGCTCAGCTTGTGGAAAAAATAAATAAAATAAACGCTAAGAATAATTATACGGAGCAAATTAAAAGAGAAATAAATTTACCTTCATTTCTAATTCAGCTACTCAAATTTTATCTTACTAAAGAAGAATTTTTAAATGCTGAAACACTTGCCGAAAAAATTAAATCTTTTCCGCTAGTTGTATATAGATGCGGGGCTATAACTGAGGCTATTTCAACTGTTGGGGGAATTGATTTGAATGAAATAGATGAAAATTTTCAAATTAAAAAACTGCCTCAGCATTTTGCTATTGGCGAAATGTTGGATTATGATGCGCCAACCGGCGGATATTTGCTGCAATCCTGTTTTACGATGGGCGTTGTACTTGCCAGAAAACTAAATAATATTTTTTAG
- a CDS encoding ATP-binding cassette domain-containing protein, with the protein MIELKNINKSFDGRHIVKDVSFNFFPGKTNLIIGESGCGKTTILKLMVGLYPVDSGEVLYAGHNFPTLLPKEKQEIRKKIGMLFQGGALFDSQTLEENVRFPLDMFTNLSKAEKKDRVNFCLELVKLEGKNHLFPSELSGGMKKRASLARAIANNPEYLFCDEPNSGLDPKTSIVIDELIRDITLKYNITTIIITHDMNSVMEIGDNILFVHQGNNWWSGTNKEVLRSENKELKDFVFASEFMKTFLKI; encoded by the coding sequence TTGATAGAATTAAAAAATATTAATAAATCCTTTGATGGACGACACATTGTTAAGGACGTATCATTTAATTTCTTTCCCGGTAAAACCAATTTAATAATAGGAGAAAGTGGATGTGGAAAAACAACTATTCTTAAATTGATGGTTGGATTGTATCCTGTTGATTCAGGAGAAGTGTTATACGCCGGTCATAACTTTCCTACTCTACTCCCAAAAGAAAAACAGGAAATCAGAAAAAAAATAGGCATGTTGTTTCAGGGCGGCGCACTATTTGATTCACAAACCTTAGAGGAAAATGTTCGATTTCCTTTAGACATGTTTACAAACTTAAGTAAGGCCGAAAAAAAAGATCGAGTAAACTTTTGTCTGGAACTTGTAAAATTAGAAGGGAAAAATCATTTGTTCCCGTCAGAACTAAGTGGTGGGATGAAAAAAAGAGCGTCGCTGGCCAGGGCTATTGCCAACAATCCTGAATATTTGTTTTGTGATGAACCTAATTCAGGGCTAGATCCAAAAACATCTATTGTCATTGATGAACTAATCAGAGATATCACTTTAAAATATAATATTACAACAATAATAATTACACATGACATGAATAGTGTAATGGAAATTGGAGATAATATTCTATTTGTTCACCAAGGTAATAATTGGTGGTCGGGAACAAATAAAGAAGTGTTGAGGTCAGAAAACAAGGAATTGAAAGACTTTGTTTTTGCAAGTGAATTCATGAAAACTTTTCTGAAAATTTAA
- a CDS encoding ABC transporter permease: MKPLYHIGKYTALMIRVFGKPEKTSVYWRQIIHEINSIGISSLPIISIISIFMGGIITIQAAFGFTSPLVPLYAVGFTTRESMLLEFSPTVICLILAGKVGSNIASEIGAMRISEQIDALEIMGINSASYLIFPKIAASILIFPFLIALSMFLGLWGGYAMGVAAGACSAYEYIYGIQAFFEPWKLYFAFTKVLVFAFLITSISSYFGYHTSGGALEVGKSSTNAVVYSSILILLFGLIITNLFFTR, encoded by the coding sequence ATGAAGCCGCTATATCATATCGGAAAATATACTGCGTTAATGATACGCGTATTTGGTAAACCTGAAAAAACAAGCGTTTACTGGAGGCAAATTATTCATGAAATAAACAGTATAGGTATTTCTTCCCTTCCCATTATCTCCATTATTTCAATTTTTATGGGGGGGATTATCACCATTCAGGCTGCTTTTGGCTTTACCAGTCCTCTAGTTCCTTTGTATGCTGTTGGATTTACAACACGTGAAAGTATGTTGCTTGAATTTAGTCCTACAGTAATCTGTTTAATATTAGCCGGAAAAGTAGGTTCAAACATCGCTTCTGAAATAGGAGCTATGCGAATTTCTGAACAAATAGATGCATTAGAGATAATGGGAATTAACTCTGCCAGTTATTTAATTTTTCCGAAAATTGCAGCGTCAATATTAATTTTTCCGTTTTTAATTGCATTAAGTATGTTCCTGGGCTTGTGGGGTGGATATGCCATGGGTGTGGCTGCAGGCGCGTGCAGTGCCTACGAATATATTTATGGAATTCAAGCATTTTTTGAACCCTGGAAATTATATTTTGCCTTTACTAAAGTATTGGTTTTTGCCTTTTTAATCACTTCTATCTCTTCCTATTTTGGTTACCACACCAGTGGAGGTGCCCTGGAAGTTGGCAAAAGCAGTACCAACGCCGTTGTATATAGTAGTATTCTTATTCTATTATTTGGATTAATTATTACCAATTTGTTTTTTACACGTTGA
- a CDS encoding carboxypeptidase-like regulatory domain-containing protein, whose product MKKLFILFFIVNQFLNAQTVCKGKLIDESNGSPVEFANIGILGKGIGTVSDENGEYSLMIPDSLKNETIQISLIGYETIKTKSKDLITNPIAKMKQVSVNLKEISVTSKKIKTKILGNKTTAKGISAGFKNNNLGTEMAIKLNIKNKQTHLKSLMFQVNNNEIDSVIFRVNLYCVGKNGLPDTNLLQQNIYITMPQKTGFIKTDLTPYNLFLDEDAFISIEWIKDLGDASKLSFATKLVGSATYFRQASQDKWEKVSPIGIGLHVEVAY is encoded by the coding sequence ATGAAAAAACTATTCATCCTGTTTTTTATTGTTAATCAATTTTTAAATGCACAAACGGTATGCAAGGGTAAATTAATTGACGAATCAAATGGTTCTCCTGTTGAATTCGCAAACATAGGCATACTAGGTAAAGGAATTGGTACGGTTTCGGATGAAAATGGCGAATACAGCCTGATGATACCCGATAGTTTAAAAAATGAAACTATTCAAATTTCACTTATAGGTTACGAAACCATTAAAACAAAAAGCAAAGATTTAATTACGAATCCGATTGCTAAAATGAAACAGGTTTCCGTAAATCTTAAAGAAATATCTGTTACTTCAAAAAAAATTAAGACAAAAATTTTAGGCAATAAAACCACCGCTAAGGGCATTTCTGCAGGTTTCAAAAACAATAATTTAGGAACCGAAATGGCCATAAAACTAAACATCAAAAATAAACAAACACACCTTAAGTCACTTATGTTTCAGGTGAACAATAATGAAATTGATAGTGTGATTTTTCGCGTTAATTTATATTGTGTAGGCAAAAACGGTTTGCCCGATACTAATTTGCTCCAACAAAACATTTACATTACCATGCCTCAAAAAACAGGATTTATAAAAACAGATTTAACCCCTTATAATTTATTTTTGGATGAAGATGCATTTATTTCCATTGAATGGATAAAAGATTTAGGAGATGCCAGTAAATTATCGTTTGCTACAAAATTAGTTGGTAGCGCAACTTATTTCAGACAAGCCAGTCAGGATAAATGGGAAAAAGTAAGTCCAATAGGAATTGGATTGCATGTAGAAGTTGCCTATTAA
- a CDS encoding PD40 domain-containing protein, with translation MKKFSYIIIFLLAASFSFAQKKGFGPPTVDDADEHFKHDNYLMAIPIYRSELKKDPKNNKIRLKLGICYIRTKISREEPIKYLEQYVKDPKCEEEGWLHLGKAYHLNNRINDAITAYEKYKTLKPKKAEEADRLIEQCKNAEKFINNPVNVAFQNLGKDVNSDEPDYYPFVSSDENFLVFTSRRKEGIGGKKVEVDGYHPSDIFISNVENGKWGKAQNIGRNINGSMDEQAVGLKSDGLELYVYEDHIDKFGDLYISTRKDTKTDFSKPKICDPLINEKIETSGCLSEDGMTMFFARRDKVESTSDIYVCRKLPNNKWALPQKLPEIINTKYNEDFPYLLNDGVTLYFASEGHNSMGGYDLFRTTWNIENNTFSKPENLGFPVNSTDDDRNICVTPDDRVAYISAFRNGGQGDLDIYRIKFNDHDQLARLYVGKVFYGDSLSPNQPKNVAVQIFATNKKTKYEYLYTPHTKTGRFVMNLPVGKYAIRVIAEGYEEYTDDISISDIGKTESYNYINYVLRKK, from the coding sequence ATGAAGAAATTTTCATACATAATTATTTTCTTGCTAGCTGCATCTTTTTCCTTTGCGCAAAAAAAAGGATTTGGTCCACCTACCGTTGATGATGCCGATGAACACTTTAAACATGATAATTATTTAATGGCGATTCCGATTTACAGATCAGAATTAAAAAAAGACCCGAAAAATAATAAAATCAGGCTTAAATTGGGCATCTGTTACATTCGAACAAAAATAAGCAGAGAAGAGCCGATAAAATATTTAGAACAATATGTAAAGGATCCTAAATGTGAAGAGGAAGGTTGGTTGCATTTAGGAAAAGCGTATCATTTAAATAACCGAATTAATGATGCCATAACAGCTTACGAAAAGTATAAAACCTTAAAACCAAAAAAAGCAGAAGAAGCTGATCGACTAATTGAGCAGTGCAAGAACGCTGAAAAATTTATTAATAATCCGGTAAACGTTGCCTTTCAGAATTTAGGGAAAGATGTGAATAGTGATGAGCCCGATTATTACCCTTTTGTAAGCTCAGACGAAAACTTCTTAGTTTTCACATCTAGAAGAAAAGAAGGCATTGGAGGTAAAAAAGTGGAAGTAGATGGGTATCACCCCAGTGATATTTTTATAAGTAATGTAGAAAACGGTAAATGGGGGAAAGCTCAAAATATAGGGCGAAATATTAACGGAAGTATGGATGAACAAGCTGTTGGATTAAAATCTGATGGATTAGAATTATATGTGTACGAAGATCACATTGATAAATTCGGCGATTTATACATTAGCACACGAAAAGATACCAAAACAGATTTTTCAAAACCTAAAATTTGTGATCCCCTTATTAATGAAAAAATTGAAACCAGCGGTTGCTTAAGTGAAGATGGCATGACCATGTTTTTTGCCAGAAGAGATAAAGTTGAATCTACAAGCGACATTTATGTTTGCAGAAAACTCCCTAATAACAAATGGGCATTACCTCAAAAATTACCCGAAATTATTAATACAAAATATAATGAAGATTTCCCTTATTTGTTAAATGATGGGGTTACTCTCTATTTCGCAAGCGAAGGTCATAATAGTATGGGCGGATATGATTTATTCAGAACAACCTGGAATATTGAAAATAATACTTTTTCTAAACCGGAAAACCTGGGATTCCCGGTGAATTCTACAGACGATGACAGAAACATTTGCGTAACTCCGGATGACCGTGTAGCATATATCAGTGCTTTCCGAAACGGGGGACAAGGAGATTTAGATATTTACCGGATTAAATTCAACGACCACGATCAACTTGCCAGACTCTATGTTGGAAAAGTATTTTATGGCGACTCCCTTTCTCCTAATCAACCTAAAAATGTTGCTGTACAAATTTTTGCTACGAATAAAAAAACTAAATACGAGTACTTGTATACACCACACACCAAAACCGGAAGATTTGTTATGAACCTTCCTGTTGGTAAATACGCTATACGCGTAATTGCTGAAGGATATGAAGAATACACTGATGATATATCAATTTCAGATATCGGCAAAACCGAATCTTACAATTACATAAATTACGTCTTGCGAAAAAAGTAG
- a CDS encoding rhomboid family intramembrane serine protease, which yields MNFFQKIIHSFRQQGRLAQLIIINVALFLTLNLSVHILHIDLLPYLGLPIGETDFIFKIWTLVTYMFSHESLGHIFWNMLLFYYCAQLFYLILGESRLLYVYIMSGLSGAALLLICGILLPDSFSGSILIGASAAVTGVVMVMAIYAPNYQVSLWGIIQMPFKYFAILTFILSTFIDFSLNTGGKISHIGGAVFGLLYGLNLKKGYDFFNFSFLTKNRQKLKIVRGNKSEEVRNEDKRFAENRMNEILDKIAKSGYDSLSKKEKDELFNLSQKK from the coding sequence ATGAACTTTTTTCAAAAAATAATTCATTCATTTAGGCAACAAGGGAGATTAGCTCAACTTATTATCATTAACGTTGCCCTTTTTTTAACTCTGAATTTATCAGTTCATATTCTGCATATCGACCTGCTACCCTACCTTGGACTCCCTATTGGAGAAACAGATTTTATATTTAAAATATGGACCCTGGTTACCTACATGTTTTCACATGAATCATTGGGTCATATATTCTGGAACATGTTACTTTTTTATTACTGCGCTCAATTATTTTATTTAATCCTGGGTGAAAGTAGGCTGCTTTACGTTTACATAATGAGCGGGCTTTCAGGTGCCGCCCTTTTATTAATCTGCGGAATCTTATTGCCCGACTCTTTTTCCGGATCTATTCTAATAGGAGCCTCTGCTGCTGTTACAGGTGTTGTAATGGTTATGGCAATATACGCCCCCAACTATCAGGTTAGTTTATGGGGAATTATACAAATGCCTTTTAAGTATTTTGCAATCCTTACATTTATTTTAAGCACTTTTATTGACTTTTCATTAAATACAGGCGGTAAAATTTCTCATATTGGGGGGGCTGTTTTTGGGTTATTATACGGTTTAAATTTGAAAAAAGGATATGACTTTTTTAATTTTTCCTTTTTAACAAAAAATAGACAAAAATTAAAAATTGTAAGGGGAAATAAGTCAGAAGAAGTTAGAAATGAGGACAAACGCTTTGCAGAAAACCGAATGAATGAAATTTTAGATAAAATTGCTAAAAGTGGGTATGACAGCTTATCCAAAAAAGAAAAAGACGAACTATTTAATCTTTCACAAAAAAAATAG
- a CDS encoding rhomboid family intramembrane serine protease codes for MPVVTKNIIIISVLLFAATYLTQDSNLNLYDYLGLHHHLAPTFKPHQFVTYIFMHGSFMHIFFNMFGVYMFGQVLEQVWGPKKFLIFYILTGLGAAVTQYIIMHIQITENLDAINQNINLFIEDANYKAMLINQKYEYLNANVIVGASGSLFGMLGAYGLLFPNQLLYIYFLIPIKAKWIVIIYGGLELLLGLSNQEGDNVAHFAHVGGLFVGLIIVLIWKNKSKNYYS; via the coding sequence ATGCCGGTTGTAACAAAAAATATTATTATCATTTCGGTTTTATTATTTGCTGCTACTTATTTAACCCAGGATTCTAATCTTAACTTGTATGACTATTTAGGCTTGCATCATCACTTGGCTCCAACTTTTAAACCTCATCAGTTCGTAACCTACATTTTTATGCATGGTAGTTTTATGCATATTTTCTTTAATATGTTTGGGGTTTATATGTTCGGGCAGGTTTTGGAACAAGTTTGGGGACCCAAAAAGTTCTTAATATTTTATATCCTAACCGGTTTAGGTGCTGCAGTAACCCAGTACATTATAATGCATATTCAAATAACTGAAAATTTGGATGCCATCAATCAAAATATTAATCTTTTTATAGAAGACGCTAATTACAAAGCCATGCTGATTAATCAAAAATATGAATATTTAAATGCAAACGTAATTGTAGGAGCCTCTGGTTCATTATTTGGTATGTTAGGAGCTTATGGATTACTTTTCCCAAATCAATTATTATATATCTATTTTCTGATTCCCATCAAGGCCAAATGGATAGTAATTATTTATGGCGGATTAGAATTATTATTAGGACTTAGTAACCAGGAAGGTGACAACGTGGCTCATTTTGCTCATGTTGGGGGCTTATTTGTAGGGCTTATTATTGTATTAATTTGGAAGAATAAAAGCAAGAATTACTATTCATGA